In a single window of the Pelagibacterium sp. 26DY04 genome:
- the flaF gene encoding flagellar biosynthesis regulator FlaF, translating into MLNQGALAYQRTAQQTADPRTLESNLLARSASHLQAIRDTWPERLDELDEALNKNRKIWSIFVQSVTNDDHPLPAPVRQNVANLGIFVMGQTYEVMATRNPSKLDALININRQISAGLRGNGG; encoded by the coding sequence ATGCTAAATCAGGGGGCACTGGCCTATCAGAGAACCGCCCAGCAGACGGCTGATCCGCGTACCCTCGAATCGAACCTACTTGCTCGCTCCGCCTCCCATCTCCAGGCCATTCGGGACACCTGGCCGGAACGTCTCGACGAACTCGACGAGGCGCTCAACAAGAACCGCAAGATCTGGTCGATCTTCGTCCAGTCGGTCACCAATGACGACCACCCCCTGCCCGCCCCCGTGCGCCAGAACGTTGCCAATCTCGGCATTTTCGTCATGGGTCAGACCTACGAGGTCATGGCCACCCGCAACCCGTCCAAGCTCGACGCGCTGATCAACATCAACCGCCAGATCTCCGCCGGCCTGCGCGGCAATGGCGGCTGA
- a CDS encoding flagellin — MSDVTLSKAVRSNLLHLQNTAKMMDVTQERLATGKKVNSALDNPTNFFTAASLNGRAADISALLDAMGSGIRTIEAADNGLTSMTKTLESMQSVLRQARQDNSFKMESYNVTTPEDPDGDSVLNLSGGSLPEGADFDIDLYKAQSQLEAGAFPPAGVDMDTAGDQFSFEIAVNGGSPVTITVTDADIGSPGAVNNPSAVTADELAALINTKLQNQNVGAAVTVGATGLVFTTTEADAASTADIEISNYTGTATGIADGAGTTVSTRPRTVDDFVNALNSNPDLKGSVRASNDNGRLRIENLSTSALQMSGFTNGNMNGGVGQTEIGGNDSRSDLARQFNDLRTELDRIAEDASFNGVNLLRGDQLKIVFNESGTSTIEIQTKNAKGETRAVNAANLGLNEIFPEDLDLNDDIDGLLSNLQNVLNEVRSQASALGSTLSVVQNREDFTKRMINTLETGAANLTLADTNEESANMLALQTRQQLSQTALSLASQADQAVLRLFG, encoded by the coding sequence ATGTCTGATGTGACGCTGTCGAAAGCTGTCCGCTCCAATCTTCTGCATCTTCAGAACACCGCCAAGATGATGGACGTGACCCAAGAGCGGTTGGCTACAGGCAAGAAGGTCAACTCGGCCCTCGACAATCCGACGAACTTCTTCACCGCCGCCTCGCTGAATGGCCGGGCGGCGGATATCTCGGCCCTGCTCGATGCCATGGGCAGCGGCATCCGCACCATCGAGGCCGCCGACAACGGCCTCACCTCTATGACAAAGACGCTCGAATCCATGCAGTCAGTCTTGCGTCAGGCCCGGCAAGATAACTCCTTCAAGATGGAGAGCTACAACGTCACCACGCCTGAGGACCCGGATGGCGACTCCGTCCTCAACCTGTCCGGCGGTTCGCTTCCCGAAGGCGCAGATTTCGATATCGATCTTTATAAGGCGCAGAGCCAGCTCGAGGCGGGCGCTTTTCCTCCCGCCGGTGTGGATATGGACACTGCGGGCGACCAGTTTTCCTTCGAGATCGCCGTCAACGGCGGCTCGCCGGTTACCATCACTGTTACCGATGCCGACATCGGTTCTCCCGGTGCTGTGAACAACCCCAGCGCTGTCACGGCTGACGAACTGGCCGCGCTGATTAACACCAAGCTGCAGAACCAGAACGTCGGAGCCGCTGTTACGGTCGGGGCAACCGGTCTCGTCTTCACCACCACCGAGGCAGACGCTGCCAGTACCGCAGACATTGAGATCAGCAACTACACTGGCACCGCCACCGGCATCGCCGACGGCGCCGGCACCACCGTCAGCACCCGCCCCCGCACCGTCGACGATTTCGTCAACGCGCTCAACAGTAATCCCGACCTCAAGGGTTCAGTCCGCGCCTCCAATGACAACGGCCGTCTGCGCATCGAAAATCTTTCGACCAGCGCCCTGCAGATGAGCGGTTTTACCAATGGCAACATGAATGGCGGCGTTGGCCAAACCGAAATCGGCGGTAATGACTCCCGCTCCGACCTGGCACGCCAATTCAACGATCTGCGCACCGAGCTCGACCGGATCGCCGAGGATGCGTCGTTCAACGGCGTTAACCTGCTCCGCGGCGACCAGCTCAAGATCGTCTTCAACGAATCCGGCACCTCGACCATCGAGATCCAGACCAAGAATGCCAAGGGCGAGACACGCGCCGTGAACGCCGCCAATCTCGGCCTCAACGAAATCTTCCCCGAGGACCTCGATCTCAACGACGATATCGACGGCCTGCTGAGCAATCTCCAGAACGTTCTCAACGAAGTGCGCTCGCAAGCCTCCGCGCTCGGTTCCACTCTCTCGGTCGTCCAGAACCGCGAGGATTTCACCAAGCGCATGATCAATACTCTGGAAACCGGCGCCGCCAATCTCACCCTGGCTGATACGAACGAAGAATCGGCCAACATGCTGGCCCTCCAGACCCGTCAGCAGCTCTCCCAGACCGCTTTGAGCCTCGCCAGCCAGGCCGACCAGGCGGTATTGCGCCTCTTCGGCTAA
- a CDS encoding flagellar assembly protein FliX, whose protein sequence is MRIDGTGRIITTNRPGAAGKASGEAFRLDGGQTAGRATQTSAPIAAGGIDALLALQAVDDATTGRRKAVKRANLLLDALEDIRADLLAGQVSEGRLNRAIALLQQAKGQVDPELEAVVADIELRVRVELAKLGRFPPL, encoded by the coding sequence ATGCGGATCGACGGAACAGGGCGGATCATCACGACGAACCGGCCGGGAGCGGCGGGCAAGGCGTCGGGCGAGGCATTCCGGCTCGATGGCGGACAGACGGCCGGACGCGCGACGCAGACCTCGGCGCCGATCGCGGCGGGGGGAATCGATGCGCTGCTGGCGCTGCAGGCGGTGGACGATGCGACGACGGGGCGGCGCAAGGCGGTCAAGCGGGCCAATCTGCTGCTCGATGCGTTGGAAGATATCCGGGCCGACCTTCTGGCCGGGCAGGTGAGCGAGGGGCGGCTCAATCGCGCGATCGCCCTGCTGCAGCAGGCCAAGGGGCAGGTCGATCCCGAACTTGAGGCGGTGGTGGCCGATATCGAGTTGCGGGTGCGGGTGGAGCTGGCAAAGCTCGGGCGCTTTCCGCCGCTGTAA
- a CDS encoding ABC-F family ATP-binding cassette domain-containing protein — protein sequence MPAHITLSALSYATPDGTQLFSNLDLAFSRQRTALVGRNGVGKSTLLKLITGALAPQSGAVTVDGTIGMLRQSLQAGPSETIADLFGVRNALALLARAEAGTASAEDLTDADWTLDARLAGSLARFGLATDADTSLATLSGGQRTRAMLAALVFAEPDFLLLDEPTNNLDRDGRDAVLTLLTSWRGGVVVVSHDRELLDTMDAIVELTSLGATAYGGNYTFYRERKAIEIAAAEHDLATAERRITEVERKAQQTRERQARSDAAGKCKKAKGDLPRILLGGMKNNAENTTGENARLADRRREQAQADAQSAREKIEILQPVTISVPPANLPPSRKVLTLDAVSAGYDPSQPVLSNFSLAITGPERIAITGPNGSGKTTLLKLITGSLAPISGTVSIHVPHAFLDQQVSILDPALTIRDNFLALNSSSTENACRAALARFKFRAEAALQIVNTLSGGETLRAGLACVLGTQTPPQLLILDEPTNHLDLDSIQAVEVGLSAYDGALLVVSHDRPFLEAIGVTREVALT from the coding sequence ATGCCCGCACACATCACGCTTTCCGCCCTCAGCTACGCCACACCTGACGGCACCCAGCTCTTTTCCAATCTTGATCTCGCCTTCTCCCGCCAGCGTACCGCCCTTGTGGGCCGAAATGGCGTAGGCAAGTCGACTCTCCTGAAGCTCATAACCGGCGCCCTCGCTCCTCAGTCGGGTGCGGTCACCGTGGATGGCACTATCGGCATGCTGCGCCAGTCGCTCCAGGCCGGCCCAAGTGAAACGATCGCCGACCTCTTCGGCGTCCGCAACGCCCTGGCGCTCCTTGCCCGCGCCGAAGCTGGCACCGCCAGCGCCGAGGATCTGACCGATGCCGACTGGACCCTCGACGCCCGCCTTGCCGGGTCCCTCGCCCGCTTCGGTCTCGCCACTGATGCCGATACCTCGCTCGCTACCCTCTCTGGTGGCCAGCGCACCCGCGCCATGCTCGCCGCCCTAGTCTTCGCGGAACCGGACTTCCTCCTCCTGGACGAACCCACCAACAATCTCGACCGCGACGGTCGTGACGCGGTGCTCACCCTTCTCACCTCTTGGCGGGGCGGCGTGGTCGTGGTCAGCCACGACCGTGAACTGCTCGATACGATGGACGCGATTGTCGAACTCACCAGCCTCGGCGCCACCGCCTATGGCGGCAACTACACCTTTTATCGCGAACGCAAGGCCATCGAAATCGCCGCCGCCGAGCATGATCTGGCCACCGCCGAACGCCGCATCACCGAAGTCGAAAGAAAGGCCCAGCAAACCAGAGAGCGTCAGGCCCGCTCCGACGCTGCCGGCAAATGCAAGAAGGCCAAGGGCGATCTGCCGCGTATTCTGCTGGGCGGCATGAAGAACAATGCCGAGAACACCACCGGCGAAAATGCCCGCCTCGCCGATCGTCGCCGTGAGCAGGCCCAGGCAGACGCCCAATCGGCGCGCGAGAAGATCGAAATCCTCCAGCCCGTTACCATCTCGGTCCCGCCGGCCAATCTGCCTCCGAGCAGAAAGGTGCTCACCCTCGATGCCGTCTCGGCCGGCTACGATCCTAGCCAACCTGTTCTGTCGAATTTCTCACTTGCGATCACCGGTCCCGAGCGTATCGCGATCACCGGACCCAATGGGTCGGGCAAAACCACGCTCTTGAAGCTCATAACCGGAAGCCTGGCGCCGATCTCGGGCACTGTGAGCATCCACGTCCCTCACGCCTTCCTCGATCAACAGGTATCTATTCTCGATCCAGCACTGACCATCCGGGACAACTTTCTTGCCCTCAACTCCAGCTCGACGGAAAACGCCTGCCGCGCCGCCCTCGCCCGGTTCAAGTTCCGCGCCGAGGCCGCTCTTCAGATCGTGAATACGCTCTCGGGCGGTGAAACTCTGCGAGCCGGCCTCGCCTGCGTGCTCGGCACGCAAACCCCGCCGCAGCTCCTGATTCTTGACGAGCCCACCAATCACCTCGACCTGGATTCCATACAGGCCGTCGAGGTCGGGCTTTCCGCCTATGACGGCGCCCTGCTCGTCGTCAGCCACGACCGCCCGTTCCTGGAAGCGATCGGCGTGACGCGTGAGGTTGCGCTGACGTGA
- the flbT gene encoding flagellar biosynthesis repressor FlbT, whose translation MALKVELKPGEKLLVGNCVITNSDQRTRLFIEGKAPILREKDILTPATADTPAKAVYLAIQIMYVEGNVDKLTQSYFELINDVVKAAPSTLPIIDNINNEILTGDLYKALRAAKKLIEYEGELLANAKSGGTGLSENRPADG comes from the coding sequence ATGGCGCTCAAGGTCGAACTCAAGCCCGGTGAAAAGCTTCTGGTGGGCAATTGCGTGATCACCAATTCCGATCAGCGCACGAGGCTCTTCATCGAGGGCAAGGCTCCGATCCTGCGCGAAAAGGATATTCTCACGCCCGCGACGGCCGACACCCCCGCCAAGGCCGTCTATCTGGCCATCCAGATCATGTATGTGGAAGGCAATGTCGACAAGCTCACCCAGAGCTATTTCGAGCTCATCAACGACGTCGTCAAAGCGGCGCCATCAACTCTCCCCATCATCGACAATATCAATAATGAGATATTAACCGGCGACCTCTACAAGGCTCTCAGGGCTGCAAAGAAGCTGATCGAATACGAAGGGGAGCTGCTGGCAAATGCTAAATCAGGGGGCACTGGCCTATCAGAGAACCGCCCAGCAGACGGCTGA
- a CDS encoding flagellin, giving the protein MMATTQNRLATGKKVNSALDNPTNFFTASSLNSRASDINALMDGMANGIQTIEAADNGLTAITKTLESMQSTLRQARQDKSFETASFSISEDLDTDTQQSLTLTGGAFGESSVTVDLVKDPGVAAVAAGSAEIEGGTFTPVAAGETATFEVNGTEVTLDETSGASLASAVTSIQQQLDDANVEVTVGQNADGDGLSFSSNATGEAATLEISNIAEDTPGSTGLTAGTATGTAAVEGARALTVDELVSSINNDSELNTNIRASNDNGNLRIENLSTQELTVGGASTTGVIDGTSSGASIGGNSVRADLSSQYNELRDQLDKLADDASFNGINLLRGDKLTITFNETDTSSLEIQSRIPNEDGEATSGLSINSASLGIKTNMEETDLDSDDSIDSMLADIKTAVNTVRSQASAFGSSLSIVENRQDFSKNMINTLETGASNLTLADANEEAANLLALQTRQQLSSTALSMASQQDQAVLRLF; this is encoded by the coding sequence ATGATGGCAACGACCCAGAACCGCCTTGCCACCGGCAAGAAGGTGAATTCGGCGCTGGACAACCCCACCAACTTCTTCACTGCCTCCTCGTTGAACTCGCGCGCCAGCGACATCAACGCCCTGATGGACGGCATGGCCAACGGCATTCAGACCATCGAAGCTGCCGACAACGGCCTGACCGCCATCACCAAGACCCTGGAGTCCATGCAGTCGACCCTGCGCCAGGCTCGCCAGGACAAGTCGTTCGAAACGGCATCGTTCTCCATCAGCGAAGACCTCGACACCGACACCCAGCAGTCCCTGACACTGACCGGCGGCGCCTTTGGTGAATCCAGCGTTACCGTCGATCTCGTCAAAGATCCTGGCGTGGCGGCAGTTGCTGCTGGTTCGGCCGAAATCGAAGGTGGCACGTTCACCCCGGTTGCCGCTGGCGAAACCGCAACCTTCGAGGTTAACGGCACTGAGGTCACTCTCGACGAAACCTCCGGCGCCAGTCTCGCGTCCGCAGTCACATCGATTCAACAGCAGCTCGATGACGCCAACGTTGAAGTGACCGTCGGACAGAACGCGGATGGCGACGGCCTCAGCTTCTCCTCCAATGCCACTGGTGAAGCTGCCACTCTTGAAATCAGCAACATCGCCGAAGACACGCCCGGCTCAACAGGCCTGACTGCCGGCACGGCAACCGGCACCGCGGCTGTCGAAGGCGCCCGCGCCTTGACCGTCGACGAGCTCGTGTCGTCCATCAACAACGACTCCGAACTCAACACCAACATCCGTGCCTCCAACGACAACGGCAACCTGCGTATCGAAAACCTTTCGACCCAGGAATTGACCGTGGGCGGCGCAAGCACCACTGGCGTTATCGACGGAACGTCGTCTGGCGCTTCGATCGGCGGCAACTCAGTTCGTGCCGACCTGTCCAGCCAGTACAATGAACTGCGCGACCAGCTCGACAAGCTCGCAGATGACGCTTCGTTCAACGGTATCAACCTGCTGCGCGGCGACAAGCTGACCATCACGTTCAACGAAACCGACACCTCGTCCCTCGAGATCCAGTCGCGCATTCCGAACGAAGACGGCGAAGCCACCAGCGGCCTGTCGATCAATTCCGCTTCCCTTGGCATCAAGACCAACATGGAAGAGACCGATCTGGACAGCGACGACAGCATCGACTCCATGCTGGCCGACATCAAGACTGCCGTGAACACGGTTCGCTCGCAGGCTTCGGCCTTCGGTTCGTCGCTCTCGATCGTCGAAAACCGCCAGGACTTCTCCAAGAACATGATCAATACGCTGGAAACCGGCGCGTCGAACCTGACCCTGGCCGATGCCAACGAAGAGGCCGCAAACCTCCTCGCCCTGCAGACCCGTCAGCAGCTGTCCTCGACCGCTCTGTCGATGGCTTCGCAGCAGGACCAGGCAGTGCTCCGTCTCTTCTAA
- a CDS encoding rod-binding protein, giving the protein MAFAINPAHTTMSGYAALREKAVELEGVFLNTLVSEMFKGLETDTSLFGGGHAEETWRGMMAEEYAAEMARAGGIGIADQMVAALIETQGSMAAEPNLLSMGAYNK; this is encoded by the coding sequence ATGGCCTTCGCGATCAACCCCGCCCACACAACCATGTCCGGCTATGCCGCCTTGCGCGAAAAGGCTGTGGAACTCGAGGGCGTATTCCTGAACACCCTCGTCTCGGAAATGTTCAAGGGTCTTGAAACCGATACCTCGCTGTTCGGCGGTGGCCATGCCGAAGAAACCTGGCGCGGCATGATGGCTGAAGAATATGCGGCTGAAATGGCCCGGGCCGGCGGCATCGGCATTGCCGATCAGATGGTCGCCGCCCTTATCGAAACGCAGGGGTCCATGGCCGCAGAGCCGAACCTCTTATCCATGGGAGCTTACAACAAATGA
- a CDS encoding flagellar basal body P-ring protein FlgI: protein MTTGLFKRTLTLLAAAAIGFAGIASAHAAPARIKDIVDIEGVRDNQLVGYGLVVGLNGTGDSLNNSPFTRQSLTAMLERMGVNTRGETLRTANVAAVMVTANLPPFATQGTRIDVNVSAMGDATSLQGGTLLVTPLLGADGEAYAIAQGSVLINGFSAEGEAASVVSGVPTTGLVSSGGLIEREINFTLGAQHSVRLSLKNPDLTTSRRIALAINDLIGTPVAIPTDPANVRLSLPNNFNGNIVDLLTDIEQLVIQTDQAARIVINENSGIIVIGRDVRVSAVAIAHANLTISIAENPNIVQPEPFTDGVTAVEPRTQIEVTEDGTQLAVVPESISLQELVDGLNALGISPRDLIAILQAIKASGALQAEIEVI from the coding sequence ATGACCACAGGACTGTTCAAAAGGACACTGACTCTACTGGCCGCCGCCGCGATCGGGTTTGCCGGCATCGCCTCGGCGCATGCCGCGCCGGCCCGCATCAAGGATATCGTCGATATCGAAGGCGTACGCGACAACCAACTCGTGGGCTACGGCCTCGTCGTGGGCCTCAACGGCACCGGCGACAGCCTCAACAACTCCCCCTTCACCCGCCAATCGCTCACGGCCATGCTCGAACGCATGGGGGTCAATACCCGCGGCGAAACCCTGCGCACGGCCAATGTCGCCGCCGTCATGGTCACCGCCAATTTGCCGCCCTTTGCGACCCAGGGCACCCGCATAGACGTCAACGTCTCCGCCATGGGCGATGCCACATCGCTGCAGGGCGGCACACTGCTCGTCACACCCCTGCTCGGCGCTGACGGCGAAGCCTATGCCATCGCCCAGGGCTCGGTGCTCATCAACGGCTTTTCCGCCGAAGGCGAAGCCGCTTCCGTTGTCTCCGGCGTTCCCACCACCGGCTTGGTGTCTTCGGGCGGTCTCATCGAGCGCGAGATCAATTTCACCCTTGGCGCCCAGCATTCCGTGCGCCTGTCGCTGAAAAACCCCGACCTTACCACTTCGCGCCGCATCGCCCTAGCGATCAACGATCTGATCGGCACCCCCGTCGCCATCCCGACCGATCCGGCCAATGTCCGCCTGTCGCTGCCCAACAATTTCAACGGCAACATCGTGGACCTGCTGACCGATATCGAACAGCTCGTCATCCAGACTGACCAGGCCGCCCGCATCGTCATCAACGAGAATTCCGGCATCATCGTCATCGGCCGCGATGTCCGCGTCTCCGCGGTCGCCATCGCCCACGCCAACCTCACCATCTCGATTGCCGAGAACCCCAATATCGTGCAGCCAGAGCCCTTTACCGACGGCGTCACCGCCGTCGAGCCGCGCACCCAGATCGAGGTCACCGAAGACGGCACCCAACTCGCCGTGGTGCCGGAATCGATCTCGCTGCAGGAGCTGGTCGATGGCCTCAATGCGCTGGGCATCTCCCCGCGCGATCTCATCGCCATCCTGCAAGCCATCAAGGCGTCCGGCGCCCTTCAGGCCGAAATCGAGGTGATCTGA
- the flgK gene encoding flagellar hook-associated protein FlgK: MGLSSTLSNALGGMNSSQRGIDVVSRNIANQGMPGYHRQSIVIEETAFGTSSQVRSSTLSRAFNEALEKQHLVAVSSAGYHQVRSNFLDRLQMHLGKPGDANSLDTLYAGFENALQALATNPNDVTTRAGVLNAAQQLVEQLNTLTGAVQEMRSEAEAQISNSVSELNRQLTSLADINVRILDQSQDQQARLALMDERDRLVASISEKIDVKASYRNDGTVALMTESGVGILDVEPSLFEFRSSGGLNSTSLFDSDPAESGVGQLTLRTPSGLEIDLTGQKLLSSGSIAGLLELRDNTLVNMQDQLDEIAAALAQAMNTVTTTATATEAEPDRFALDLEGMAPGNSVLITAGGERVRVVAVGEDASLPLTSPNANGERVVGVNISGTDPNQAVAYTLNGMSPPLAGLTIGLDVISGNLSVTRTPGISFSMTSQITASGNQDGSGALNLFVDSRGAAFTNSPDGDGQKLGFAGRIAVNPALIADPTLLVKFEAGTSLGDATRPQALLDSLKSMEFVSEKMTALSDGGVRLSGQVTDLIGQMINHQGNVVAKAESENSSVSYTLQSITTRMTAEYGVNVDEEMARLMQLQNAYSASARVVSTVQELIDALLAM; this comes from the coding sequence ATGGGACTGAGTTCGACACTGTCGAATGCTCTGGGTGGGATGAATTCCAGCCAGCGCGGGATCGATGTCGTTTCGCGCAACATCGCCAACCAGGGCATGCCCGGTTATCACCGGCAGTCGATCGTCATCGAGGAAACCGCCTTCGGGACGAGTTCGCAGGTGCGCTCCTCGACCTTATCGCGCGCCTTCAACGAAGCCTTGGAAAAGCAGCATCTGGTGGCAGTGTCCTCGGCGGGCTACCATCAGGTGCGCAGCAATTTTCTCGACCGGCTGCAGATGCATCTGGGCAAACCGGGGGACGCCAATTCGCTCGATACACTCTATGCCGGGTTCGAGAATGCCCTGCAGGCACTGGCGACCAATCCCAATGATGTGACGACACGCGCCGGCGTGCTCAATGCCGCCCAGCAACTGGTCGAACAGCTCAACACGCTGACCGGGGCCGTGCAGGAGATGCGCAGCGAGGCCGAGGCCCAGATCTCCAATTCGGTGTCGGAGCTCAACCGCCAACTCACCTCGCTGGCAGACATCAATGTCCGCATCCTCGACCAGTCCCAGGACCAGCAGGCCCGCCTGGCACTGATGGACGAGCGCGACCGGCTGGTCGCATCGATTTCGGAAAAGATCGACGTCAAGGCGAGCTATCGGAACGATGGCACCGTGGCGCTGATGACCGAGAGCGGGGTGGGCATTCTCGATGTCGAACCCTCGCTGTTCGAGTTCCGCTCCAGCGGAGGGCTCAATTCCACCTCGCTGTTCGACAGCGACCCGGCTGAAAGCGGAGTGGGGCAGCTCACGCTGCGCACGCCATCGGGGCTCGAGATCGACCTGACAGGGCAGAAGCTGTTGTCCTCGGGGTCCATCGCGGGACTTCTGGAGTTGCGCGACAACACGCTGGTCAACATGCAGGATCAGCTCGACGAGATCGCCGCCGCTCTGGCTCAGGCGATGAACACGGTGACGACGACAGCCACGGCGACGGAAGCTGAGCCCGACAGATTTGCGCTCGATCTCGAAGGCATGGCGCCGGGCAATTCGGTGCTGATCACTGCTGGCGGGGAGCGGGTGCGTGTGGTCGCGGTGGGCGAGGATGCCAGCCTGCCGCTAACCTCGCCCAATGCCAATGGCGAGCGGGTGGTCGGCGTCAACATCAGCGGCACTGATCCCAACCAGGCCGTGGCCTATACACTGAATGGCATGTCGCCACCTTTGGCTGGGTTGACCATCGGCTTGGATGTCATCAGCGGCAACCTCAGCGTCACTCGCACGCCCGGGATCAGCTTTTCGATGACGTCGCAGATCACGGCGAGCGGCAATCAGGATGGGAGCGGTGCGCTCAACCTGTTCGTGGATAGTCGCGGGGCAGCCTTCACCAATTCGCCCGACGGCGATGGGCAGAAGCTCGGCTTTGCCGGACGGATCGCCGTCAATCCTGCGCTGATCGCCGACCCGACGCTGCTGGTCAAATTCGAGGCGGGAACCTCGCTGGGTGATGCGACCCGCCCGCAGGCGCTGCTCGATAGCCTGAAATCAATGGAGTTCGTCTCCGAGAAGATGACGGCGCTTTCAGACGGCGGGGTGCGGCTTTCGGGGCAGGTGACCGACCTCATCGGCCAGATGATCAACCATCAGGGCAATGTGGTCGCCAAGGCGGAATCCGAAAATTCATCGGTGAGCTATACGCTGCAATCGATCACGACGCGGATGACGGCCGAATACGGCGTCAATGTCGATGAGGAGATGGCGCGGCTGATGCAGCTCCAGAACGCCTATTCGGCAAGTGCACGGGTGGTGTCGACCGTGCAGGAACTCATCGACGCGCTTCTGGCGATGTGA
- the dksA gene encoding RNA polymerase-binding protein DksA: MSVEALADDYRPSEDEEFMNARQREYFRKKLNAWKDEILRESRATLENLQEESTNHPDMADRASSESDRALELRTRDRQRKLIAKIDAALKRIEDGSYGYCEETGEPIGLARLDARPTATLSLEAQEMHERREKVYRDD; this comes from the coding sequence ATGTCGGTAGAGGCCCTTGCTGACGACTATCGTCCCTCCGAGGACGAGGAATTCATGAACGCGCGGCAGCGCGAATATTTCCGCAAGAAGCTCAATGCCTGGAAGGACGAGATCCTTCGCGAAAGCCGGGCGACACTGGAAAATCTCCAGGAAGAGAGCACCAACCACCCGGACATGGCCGATCGCGCATCGTCGGAAAGCGATAGGGCGCTCGAATTGCGCACCCGCGACCGGCAGCGCAAGCTGATTGCCAAGATCGACGCGGCTTTAAAGCGTATCGAGGATGGGTCGTACGGCTATTGCGAGGAAACCGGCGAGCCGATCGGCCTGGCACGGCTCGATGCGCGACCGACCGCCACGCTGAGCCTGGAAGCCCAGGAGATGCACGAACGACGCGAGAAGGTTTATCGCGACGATTGA